From a region of the Mycoplasma miroungigenitalium genome:
- the infC gene encoding translation initiation factor IF-3 produces the protein MINSNIPFSKVFLIGPEGDKIGVKPTREAIEIAREYGMDLVLISVEPKPIARILDYGKFKYERKKKQKAAKEKQTIIQNRQIRLTVMIGDHDLQVKARKAREFLLDGDRLKVSLKYRGREMARPELGYDTMNRFFQLLEDIAEITKEATLVNNRFLDLYLQPNKVKVAKYKKENNIVDKNTTQDQNDDSDDEEFDDEE, from the coding sequence ATGATAAATTCAAACATCCCTTTTTCAAAAGTCTTTTTAATCGGGCCTGAAGGGGATAAGATAGGGGTTAAACCTACACGAGAAGCTATCGAGATTGCTCGTGAATACGGAATGGACTTAGTGCTAATAAGCGTTGAGCCAAAACCTATTGCTAGAATATTGGATTATGGAAAATTCAAATATGAAAGAAAGAAAAAGCAAAAAGCTGCTAAGGAAAAACAAACAATTATTCAAAATCGTCAAATCAGATTAACAGTTATGATTGGAGACCACGATTTACAAGTGAAAGCTCGTAAAGCGAGAGAATTCTTGCTAGATGGTGACCGTCTAAAGGTTAGTTTAAAATATCGTGGACGTGAAATGGCTCGTCCTGAATTAGGTTATGACACAATGAATAGATTCTTCCAATTATTGGAGGACATTGCTGAAATTACCAAAGAGGCGACGTTAGTGAATAATAGATTTCTTGATCTATACCTACAACCAAATAAAGTTAAAGTTGCTAAATATAAGAAAGAGAATAATATAGTAGATAAGAACACTACACAAGATCAAAATGATGATTCTGACGACGAAGAATTCGACGATGAAGAATAA
- a CDS encoding ABC transporter permease has translation MALAILTLFIILIFSYTLIVIFIKNPYEIKLINETDNLLRQQYEAKSQAFKAIPVFTKIATYFSKFFSGDFGEIYIPQQGYDNIPELFFGPLGWSILISLPSFIISASLGILIGVLAGYKRGTWIDNLINAFVFVFIAVPSFILAPMFLNVFQKLGFDIRFISPFEIGDGWSATIKSVIPAITVVSLGSLAGYTLYSRNQVVTVLTSNYVLIAKTKGLSGGAIFRKYVLRNISIPLATIIIPSYLILLSGSIVVEKFWFIPGSATIIANSFPAGEINIVMFNIFFFTTLGLFTQVIVDISYPLIDPRIKYEASSGINLFNIISAAKKRKLEYQAMLNNQNNVTINKEGGE, from the coding sequence ATGGCGCTCGCCATTCTTACATTGTTTATTATTCTAATTTTCTCATACACACTAATTGTAATTTTCATTAAAAACCCTTATGAAATTAAATTAATTAATGAAACAGATAACTTGCTTAGACAACAATATGAAGCAAAATCTCAAGCTTTTAAAGCTATCCCTGTTTTTACTAAAATAGCAACATATTTCAGTAAATTTTTCTCGGGCGATTTTGGTGAAATTTATATCCCACAGCAAGGTTATGATAATATTCCAGAGTTGTTCTTTGGACCATTAGGTTGATCAATTTTAATTTCATTGCCTTCGTTTATAATCTCGGCATCATTAGGAATTCTAATTGGTGTTTTAGCAGGATATAAACGTGGCACATGAATCGATAACTTAATAAACGCTTTTGTATTCGTGTTTATTGCCGTACCAAGTTTTATTTTAGCCCCGATGTTTTTAAACGTTTTCCAAAAACTTGGATTTGATATTAGATTCATTTCACCATTCGAAATTGGTGATGGTTGGTCTGCAACTATTAAATCAGTAATTCCAGCCATAACAGTAGTTAGTCTTGGTTCATTAGCTGGCTACACATTATACTCACGTAATCAAGTTGTCACAGTGTTGACTTCTAATTATGTATTAATCGCCAAAACTAAAGGATTAAGTGGCGGAGCTATTTTTAGAAAATATGTTTTAAGAAATATCTCAATTCCTTTAGCAACAATCATCATTCCTTCGTACTTAATTCTATTATCCGGATCTATTGTTGTTGAAAAATTCTGATTTATACCAGGTTCAGCAACTATTATTGCAAACTCATTCCCTGCGGGAGAAATCAATATTGTAATGTTTAATATTTTCTTCTTCACCACATTAGGATTATTCACACAAGTTATTGTAGATATTTCTTACCCACTTATCGATCCAAGAATTAAATATGAAGCAAGTAGCGGTATTAATTTATTCAATATTATATCTGCTGCTAAAAAACGTAAATTAGAGTATCAAGCGATGCTTAATAACCAAAACAATGTAACAATTAATAAAGAAGGAGGTGAGTAA
- the rplT gene encoding 50S ribosomal protein L20 — protein sequence MRVKGGTVTRARRKKWLKLAKGYFGHKSIGYKVAKQAVVKSWTYAFRDRKQVKRNFRKLWIARINAATRAEGVTYSQFINGLKKANITINRKMLSELAINEPKVFSNLVEISRNGK from the coding sequence ATGAGAGTTAAAGGCGGAACAGTTACTAGAGCTAGAAGAAAAAAATGACTAAAACTAGCTAAAGGATATTTTGGACACAAATCAATAGGTTATAAAGTTGCTAAACAAGCAGTTGTTAAATCATGAACATACGCATTTAGAGACCGTAAACAAGTTAAACGTAACTTTAGAAAATTATGAATAGCCCGTATCAATGCTGCTACTAGAGCAGAAGGAGTTACATATTCACAATTCATTAACGGACTTAAAAAAGCAAACATCACAATTAACAGAAAAATGCTTTCAGAATTAGCTATTAACGAACCTAAAGTATTTTCAAACCTAGTTGAAATTTCAAGAAACGGTAAATAA
- a CDS encoding OppA family ABC transporter substrate-binding lipoprotein, with product MKLKTKLLLAPLTLSSSLPLVALAASCSQTDNQYVVARATRTAINSVYSESAYHTDRSNSYGGWQNRNEENIAALLIRKTTKNDAVINNLGNDKYEIVSPSVWGYKLELAGKFIVTDNNGAKKEFDKDDFDVNIKPENGKTYNYAIYQGFSKNPKSINSKEFFNALKTAKKVQIEVKKGVKWVDKKGEETKYEVVAKDFYVSYLRTYSLGVNERVKFAAESNVEQEKITKLDAATNKILVPNSSYFTNKVRYPNEYLYELFGVESTDLLDENKFLEDDKVTFNKKSTEETAEFADLIDNLASSQEFVAAPSQYIAEVNKSGNLPNITSKSTEAKFESELVKSLPKDNKLAIAGVYWYGIDPEYTLYAGPYIYEGYSKSTSEEKYVMNTKYADQDWVKSDSSVKTIIQRYQGSGDAEQFKQALWNDFKKGRLTRLPYALIPTANTTDVAKYPEKYGVKYSQTLNKSQIGAEQFWNMLPHISVPETSPTRKADDGKPAPFDVNNEEDLNEYLKNVTFNDAFSKILYGVDRKELIKGTVKGEEKLMNLFAGRGLIFRSLISSAFNFEGISQKINSHKQKMNISGFALDAKIGGNDVEGHEQENNLRVHYNDINKLSFISTDYKLSKPVEYQEFFIAQNDASSELSAFKSPNFEEVKREMKKLLDEAGIKANEKVSWTQAFRWVNFNPVLFEQVYKLMPQIINDLDPRLDFKSVKFNAENELSQFWGHHIYGWSPYTIGGWGYDTNSIGSGFDGMVNVSNADISLMILGLQPTDAKAKETKSNLQKALPELVKMSEALVKFIKEEKEAGRIKVRFNVEDLAQLSTEELTTLRDEWTQCSIENGKLKIVNDKQIFTERGAITAKFFNKYVKTLTNAQNIKLLNEFTVYLGVPVERRFTSVAGFVPSLSNKNYIIPFTAAEAEWAMDTKVVNEKTKNNK from the coding sequence ATGAAATTAAAAACAAAATTACTTCTCGCACCCCTGACGTTATCATCGTCACTACCATTAGTGGCGCTAGCTGCGTCATGTTCACAGACGGATAATCAATATGTCGTGGCGAGAGCAACAAGAACAGCAATTAATTCAGTTTATTCTGAATCGGCTTACCATACTGATAGATCTAACTCATATGGTGGTTGACAAAATCGTAACGAAGAAAACATAGCAGCATTATTAATTAGAAAAACAACAAAAAATGATGCAGTTATTAATAATTTGGGCAATGATAAGTATGAAATTGTCAGCCCTTCTGTATGAGGTTACAAATTAGAACTTGCAGGTAAATTTATAGTTACTGATAATAATGGTGCCAAAAAAGAATTTGACAAAGATGATTTCGATGTTAATATCAAACCAGAAAACGGCAAAACCTACAACTATGCAATCTACCAAGGATTTTCAAAAAACCCTAAATCAATTAACTCAAAAGAATTTTTCAATGCTTTAAAAACTGCTAAAAAAGTTCAGATTGAAGTTAAAAAAGGTGTTAAATGAGTTGATAAAAAAGGTGAAGAAACTAAATATGAAGTTGTTGCAAAAGACTTTTACGTTTCATACTTAAGAACCTATTCATTAGGTGTCAATGAAAGAGTTAAATTTGCAGCTGAAAGTAATGTAGAACAAGAAAAAATTACTAAATTAGATGCTGCAACGAATAAAATTTTAGTACCTAACTCAAGCTATTTCACAAATAAAGTTCGTTATCCAAATGAATACTTATACGAACTATTCGGTGTTGAATCAACAGATTTACTTGATGAAAATAAATTCCTTGAAGATGATAAAGTTACTTTTAACAAGAAATCAACTGAAGAAACAGCTGAATTTGCTGATTTAATTGATAACTTAGCTTCTTCACAAGAATTTGTCGCAGCTCCTAGTCAATATATTGCTGAAGTTAACAAATCTGGTAACTTACCAAACATTACATCAAAATCTACTGAAGCCAAATTTGAGTCTGAATTAGTTAAATCGCTTCCAAAAGACAATAAATTAGCTATCGCTGGAGTTTATTGATATGGAATTGACCCAGAATACACATTGTATGCAGGTCCATACATTTATGAAGGTTATTCAAAATCTACATCTGAAGAAAAATATGTAATGAATACTAAATATGCAGATCAAGATTGAGTAAAAAGTGATTCATCTGTTAAAACTATTATCCAAAGATATCAAGGTAGCGGTGATGCTGAACAATTTAAACAAGCATTATGAAATGACTTCAAAAAAGGTCGTTTAACTAGATTACCATATGCTTTAATTCCAACTGCCAACACAACAGATGTTGCAAAATATCCTGAAAAATATGGTGTTAAATACTCTCAAACTTTAAATAAAAGTCAAATTGGTGCTGAACAATTCTGAAATATGTTGCCACATATCTCAGTACCTGAAACAAGTCCAACACGCAAAGCTGATGATGGCAAGCCAGCTCCTTTCGATGTAAATAATGAAGAAGATTTAAATGAATATCTAAAAAATGTTACATTTAATGATGCTTTTTCTAAAATTTTATATGGTGTAGACAGAAAAGAGTTAATTAAAGGAACTGTAAAAGGTGAAGAAAAACTTATGAATTTATTCGCCGGACGTGGTCTAATCTTTAGAAGCTTAATCTCTTCAGCATTTAACTTTGAAGGTATTTCTCAAAAAATAAATTCTCATAAACAAAAAATGAATATTTCAGGTTTTGCGCTAGATGCAAAAATCGGAGGTAATGATGTTGAGGGACATGAACAAGAAAATAATCTACGTGTACATTACAATGACATTAATAAATTATCATTCATTAGTACTGATTACAAATTAAGCAAACCTGTTGAATATCAAGAATTCTTTATTGCGCAAAATGATGCTTCTTCTGAATTGTCAGCCTTTAAATCGCCAAACTTTGAAGAAGTTAAAAGGGAAATGAAAAAATTGCTTGATGAAGCCGGAATCAAAGCAAATGAAAAAGTTTCATGAACACAAGCTTTTAGATGAGTTAACTTTAACCCAGTATTATTTGAACAAGTTTACAAATTAATGCCTCAAATAATTAATGATCTTGACCCTCGTTTAGACTTTAAATCAGTTAAATTTAATGCCGAAAATGAATTGTCTCAATTCTGAGGTCATCACATTTATGGTTGAAGTCCTTATACTATTGGTGGTTGAGGATATGACACAAACTCAATTGGTTCAGGATTTGATGGAATGGTTAATGTATCTAATGCTGATATTTCATTAATGATTTTAGGTTTACAACCAACTGATGCTAAAGCAAAAGAAACTAAATCGAATTTACAAAAAGCATTACCAGAATTAGTTAAAATGTCAGAAGCACTAGTTAAATTTATTAAAGAAGAAAAAGAAGCGGGAAGAATCAAAGTGAGATTCAACGTTGAAGACCTTGCTCAACTATCAACTGAAGAGTTAACTACATTGCGTGACGAATGAACACAATGTTCAATTGAAAACGGAAAATTAAAGATAGTTAATGACAAACAAATCTTTACTGAAAGAGGAGCTATTACAGCCAAATTCTTTAACAAATACGTAAAAACCTTAACCAACGCACAAAACATTAAATTATTAAATGAATTTACTGTATATCTAGGCGTTCCAGTTGAAAGAAGATTCACCTCTGTAGCTGGTTTTGTTCCTTCGTTATCAAATAAAAATTACATTATTCCATTTACTGCAGCTGAAGCAGAATGAGCAATGGATACAAAAGTAGTTAATGAGAAAACAAAAAATAATAAATAA
- a CDS encoding ABC transporter ATP-binding protein — protein MNAVEFINVTKKFPGITANDSVSFAVKKGTIHALIGENGAGKSTLMSILFGLYEQTSGEILINGNKVLFSGPNDANEMGIGMVHQHFKLVDVYTNLDNIILGEEWTKNAGVLNRDIAIKKIKALQNTYKLHFDLFQKSGDATVSTQQKVEIMKMLYRGNDILVFDEPTAVLTDEEIQGLLHSFEIFKKAGKTIIFISHKLKEIEQVADTATVLRLGKVAGNFVLKDTTMDQIIRAMVGSDVVEVKNDIPSEKKEVVFSLKNITTTKLNKNLKNISFDVHAGEIFAIAGVAGNGQEELEYICGGVEQPHKGSVHLKIFNHSTNEYEFKDITKSGAWDRSRQHVAYIPADRHHHGVILDFTIQENSVIRRLWDKEFVKGGVFKTKAIKEFTNEIIEKYDVRSSQGAKSIARSLSGGNQQKFIVGREMMFEHDFIIIVQPTRGMDIGAITNIHTQILNEKAKGKAILLISYELDEVLALADTIAVINEGKILSINDAKTSSREEIGKYMSSSTQNEQDSWFNPNDIEDSKDSYITYLNKKYAKLIEKALLDKTSIKSSLYIAQHSKDVDKETLVELKNNYKLASDNHKAIIQQRKQELSEAKSSFDQIYKDFKNRKEGAVNDKTQKHYDWNIQQD, from the coding sequence ATGAATGCTGTTGAATTCATTAACGTAACTAAAAAATTCCCCGGAATTACCGCTAATGACAGTGTTTCTTTTGCAGTTAAAAAAGGAACAATACACGCATTAATCGGTGAAAACGGAGCTGGTAAAAGTACTTTGATGTCAATCTTGTTTGGTCTTTATGAACAGACAAGTGGAGAAATCCTTATAAATGGCAACAAGGTGCTTTTTTCTGGACCAAACGATGCTAATGAAATGGGTATCGGGATGGTTCACCAACACTTTAAATTAGTTGACGTATATACAAACTTAGATAACATAATCCTTGGTGAGGAGTGAACAAAAAATGCGGGTGTCTTAAATAGAGACATTGCAATCAAAAAAATAAAAGCACTTCAAAATACATATAAATTGCACTTCGATTTATTCCAAAAATCTGGAGATGCTACAGTTTCAACTCAACAAAAAGTTGAAATTATGAAAATGCTTTATCGTGGAAATGACATTTTGGTTTTTGACGAACCAACTGCTGTTTTAACTGATGAAGAAATTCAAGGGTTATTACACTCATTTGAAATATTTAAAAAAGCAGGCAAAACAATAATTTTTATTTCTCACAAATTAAAAGAAATTGAACAAGTCGCTGATACTGCAACTGTTTTACGTTTAGGAAAAGTTGCTGGAAACTTTGTTTTAAAAGATACAACAATGGATCAAATTATTAGAGCAATGGTTGGTAGCGATGTTGTTGAAGTTAAAAATGACATACCAAGTGAGAAAAAAGAAGTTGTGTTTTCTCTAAAAAACATAACAACAACTAAATTAAATAAAAACTTAAAAAACATTTCTTTTGATGTTCACGCGGGCGAAATCTTTGCTATTGCAGGGGTTGCTGGAAACGGACAAGAAGAATTAGAATACATTTGTGGCGGAGTTGAACAGCCTCACAAAGGTTCAGTTCACTTAAAAATATTTAATCATAGCACAAATGAATATGAGTTTAAAGATATTACAAAAAGTGGTGCGTGAGATAGAAGTAGACAACATGTTGCCTACATTCCGGCCGATAGACACCACCATGGTGTAATTCTTGATTTCACTATTCAAGAAAACTCAGTAATTAGAAGACTTTGAGACAAGGAATTCGTAAAAGGCGGAGTATTTAAAACTAAAGCCATAAAAGAATTCACTAACGAAATTATTGAAAAATATGACGTTAGAAGTTCACAAGGTGCTAAAAGTATCGCTCGTTCACTCTCGGGTGGTAATCAACAAAAATTCATCGTTGGACGTGAAATGATGTTTGAACATGATTTCATCATCATTGTCCAACCAACACGTGGTATGGATATTGGTGCAATTACTAATATTCATACTCAAATCTTAAATGAAAAAGCAAAGGGCAAGGCAATTCTTCTAATTTCATATGAATTAGACGAAGTATTGGCGCTAGCAGATACAATTGCTGTTATTAATGAAGGTAAAATTCTTTCAATTAACGACGCTAAAACTTCATCTCGTGAAGAAATTGGTAAATACATGTCATCAAGTACGCAAAACGAACAAGATTCATGATTTAACCCTAATGATATTGAAGATTCTAAAGATAGTTACATTACATATCTAAATAAAAAATATGCTAAATTAATTGAAAAAGCTTTATTAGATAAAACTTCAATTAAATCAAGTTTATACATTGCTCAACACTCTAAAGATGTTGATAAAGAAACATTAGTAGAACTTAAAAATAACTATAAATTAGCTTCAGATAATCATAAAGCTATCATTCAACAAAGAAAACAAGAATTAAGTGAAGCCAAATCTTCATTTGATCAAATTTATAAAGACTTTAAAAATAGAAAGGAGGGAGCAGTAAATGACAAAACACAAAAACATTATGATTGAAACATTCAACAAGATTAG
- a CDS encoding nucleotidyltransferase: protein MAIGIVAEYNPFHNGHIRQINWIKQNFPNEKIIVVMSDKFSQRGEYTITSFNNRKKIAKKYGVNKVLKLTFEETVQAAHIFAQNAIAKLHRAGVSKIVFGSETNNPDRMVRLANFLKNNLDEFNHVIRHYIKKEKLAYPKAFASALKDLTGENFAMPNDILGFEYVKSIVNNNYNIEIFTIERNIPFHSQLPNQNFASASLLRTKLKNNEDISNYSPMKISRPRFIEKDYKKFISILTKTPINKLRKIKLISEGIENLLLKHSHLETYDEFVDACVSKRYTSSRIKRIIAWILCKKWK from the coding sequence ATGGCAATAGGAATCGTGGCGGAATATAATCCTTTTCATAACGGACATATTAGACAAATTAACTGAATAAAACAGAATTTCCCAAACGAAAAAATAATCGTTGTCATGAGTGATAAATTTTCGCAACGAGGTGAATATACTATCACTAGTTTTAACAACAGAAAAAAAATTGCCAAAAAATATGGCGTTAATAAAGTTCTTAAATTAACTTTTGAAGAAACTGTTCAAGCTGCACATATCTTTGCCCAGAACGCAATAGCAAAACTTCATAGAGCTGGCGTCAGCAAAATTGTCTTTGGTTCGGAAACAAACAATCCAGATCGCATGGTTAGATTAGCTAATTTTTTAAAAAATAACCTTGATGAATTCAATCATGTTATTAGACACTATATCAAGAAAGAAAAACTGGCTTACCCAAAAGCTTTCGCTTCGGCTTTAAAAGATTTAACTGGTGAAAATTTTGCTATGCCAAATGATATCTTAGGTTTTGAATATGTTAAATCAATAGTAAACAATAATTACAATATTGAAATTTTTACAATCGAACGAAATATCCCCTTTCATTCGCAACTGCCAAATCAAAACTTTGCTTCAGCATCGCTTTTACGAACTAAATTAAAAAATAACGAAGATATTTCTAACTACTCACCAATGAAAATATCTCGTCCTCGTTTTATTGAGAAAGACTATAAAAAATTTATCAGTATTTTAACTAAAACACCTATAAATAAATTGAGAAAAATTAAATTAATTAGCGAAGGAATTGAAAATTTATTACTTAAACATTCTCATTTGGAAACCTACGATGAATTTGTTGATGCGTGCGTTTCGAAACGATACACTTCCAGTAGAATCAAAAGAATAATCGCCTGAATATTATGTAAAAAATGAAAATAA
- the rpmI gene encoding 50S ribosomal protein L35: MPKMKTKSALKKRIKITGTGKVLREQAYRSHLAQNKTTKQKRQARKSVQMHASDIKRFKGLF, translated from the coding sequence ATGCCTAAAATGAAGACAAAAAGTGCTCTTAAAAAACGTATCAAAATTACAGGTACAGGAAAAGTTTTAAGAGAACAAGCTTACCGTTCACACCTAGCCCAAAATAAAACCACAAAACAAAAACGTCAAGCACGTAAATCTGTTCAAATGCACGCATCTGACATCAAAAGATTCAAAGGGTTATTTTAA
- a CDS encoding MSC_0882 family membrane protein, which yields MKWKPINDTSTIEIVKSSNDQNLEGKIVRDPKNQISPRPFRVIRTEKNIKTINMTICFTIMTAAIIFFVLAYLKVGPFVESYWGYLIAFGVTAAIFLALGIKNLIENIQWSNTVKRYREALELGDKTSSNTFHLAYRRIVLKGVDLTWCLIFVLTYLGLITAIVYGIYSKGMTEINYEPTFKLKLNWKEILDNGFGNTPLFCLISTIVMALLIGFYVAMRLIDKKRLADLSDFLGERSVDIHEQIENSRRDRNKLWMRAYLVIVFLTILLPLALLTVAIWRMIVKRKKQL from the coding sequence ATGAAGTGAAAACCAATAAATGATACATCCACAATTGAAATTGTTAAATCAAGCAATGACCAAAATCTGGAAGGAAAAATTGTAAGAGATCCTAAAAACCAAATCTCTCCTAGACCATTCAGGGTTATAAGAACAGAAAAAAATATCAAAACAATAAATATGACAATTTGTTTTACAATCATGACTGCCGCAATTATATTTTTTGTGTTAGCGTATTTAAAAGTAGGGCCTTTTGTTGAAAGCTACTGGGGTTATCTAATTGCATTTGGAGTTACGGCAGCAATATTCTTAGCTCTTGGTATTAAAAATCTGATAGAAAACATTCAATGATCAAATACCGTTAAACGTTATCGCGAAGCATTAGAACTAGGAGACAAGACAAGCTCGAATACTTTCCATTTAGCCTACCGTCGAATAGTGCTTAAAGGTGTAGACTTAACATGATGTTTGATATTCGTGCTAACTTACTTAGGTTTAATTACTGCCATTGTGTATGGAATTTATTCAAAAGGTATGACGGAAATTAACTATGAACCAACCTTCAAATTAAAACTAAATTGAAAAGAAATTCTTGATAACGGATTTGGAAATACACCTCTATTTTGTCTAATAAGTACAATTGTAATGGCATTATTAATCGGTTTTTATGTCGCAATGAGATTGATTGATAAGAAACGTTTAGCAGATTTAAGTGATTTTTTAGGTGAAAGAAGTGTTGATATCCATGAACAAATAGAAAATTCTCGTCGTGACCGTAACAAGTTATGAATGAGAGCTTATTTAGTAATTGTGTTTTTAACAATATTACTGCCACTAGCTTTATTAACTGTAGCAATTTGAAGAATGATAGTTAAACGAAAGAAACAACTTTAA
- a CDS encoding BMP family ABC transporter substrate-binding protein has translation MKNKLLLGLGAVSALGTLPMVAAACSNDKGGEINGVAVKHTEFTHPKRPTVPVTKITLNKEFGITKGQKMKSIVMINDGGDINDKSFNQSAWEGLLTFADIQNGVSADNYAVLEVKEGKYEQAYREALDSKYKVWLLPGFLHQTNVSAFLQKPENAKKFKELGIVLIGADYTSLSDVKDLAGHAVFQDFKTKEAAFVAGYAAAKFLSTEKEFKDRSFATLGGGAFPGVTDFNEGFMKGILYWNNQQKDDSTKIHSTTNSVNLGAEFDQNETNTKAVDAMLATDPKIVMAVAGQTTFQVTKHTKFKGKNKYIIGVDVDQALSASSEQNTYFTSIVKNIGQSTYDAVSALALGKDVEGLEIDKKDSIMSHGYDRGWVGVSKTHIEGDKQILAQQALDEAEKLYKTLDEETKAWLHSSKVTQDGDDIINIQERIDALNAALKIENK, from the coding sequence ATGAAAAATAAATTACTTTTAGGACTAGGAGCTGTATCGGCGCTTGGTACACTTCCTATGGTTGCTGCAGCATGTAGCAATGATAAAGGTGGAGAAATTAACGGTGTTGCAGTAAAACACACTGAATTCACTCACCCTAAAAGACCAACAGTCCCTGTTACAAAAATTACTTTAAATAAAGAATTTGGTATCACAAAAGGACAAAAAATGAAAAGCATCGTGATGATTAACGATGGTGGAGACATCAACGATAAATCATTTAACCAATCGGCTTGAGAAGGTCTATTAACTTTCGCTGACATTCAAAACGGAGTTAGTGCTGATAACTACGCTGTTCTTGAAGTTAAAGAAGGAAAATATGAACAAGCATATAGAGAAGCTTTAGATAGTAAATACAAAGTATGACTACTTCCTGGTTTCTTACACCAAACAAACGTTTCGGCATTCTTGCAAAAACCAGAAAATGCTAAGAAGTTCAAAGAATTAGGAATCGTTTTAATCGGTGCTGACTATACATCTTTATCTGATGTTAAAGACCTAGCAGGACACGCAGTATTCCAAGATTTCAAAACTAAAGAGGCTGCTTTCGTTGCTGGATATGCTGCTGCAAAATTCCTATCAACAGAAAAAGAATTTAAAGATAGATCATTCGCTACTTTAGGTGGTGGTGCTTTCCCTGGAGTTACTGATTTTAACGAAGGTTTCATGAAAGGTATTCTATACTGAAATAACCAACAAAAAGATGACTCAACCAAAATTCACTCTACAACTAATTCAGTAAATTTAGGTGCTGAATTCGACCAAAATGAAACAAATACAAAAGCTGTTGATGCCATGTTAGCAACAGACCCTAAAATTGTTATGGCTGTTGCTGGTCAAACAACATTCCAAGTTACAAAACACACTAAATTTAAAGGAAAAAATAAATACATTATTGGTGTAGACGTTGACCAAGCATTAAGTGCTTCAAGTGAACAAAACACATACTTTACATCAATTGTTAAAAACATTGGACAATCAACCTATGATGCTGTTTCAGCACTTGCATTAGGTAAAGATGTTGAAGGACTAGAAATCGATAAAAAAGACTCAATCATGAGCCATGGTTATGATAGAGGATGAGTTGGAGTTTCAAAAACTCACATCGAAGGTGACAAACAAATTCTTGCTCAACAAGCTCTAGATGAAGCTGAAAAGCTATATAAAACTCTAGATGAAGAAACAAAAGCATGATTACATTCTTCAAAAGTTACTCAAGATGGTGACGATATTATAAACATTCAAGAACGTATCGATGCATTAAATGCCGCTTTAAAAATTGAAAATAAATAA